In one Moritella sp. 5 genomic region, the following are encoded:
- a CDS encoding ABC transporter ATP-binding protein, producing MSLLEVKNLRIEYPSRHGVHAAVKSLSLSIERGEIVGVVGESGAGKSTVGNAVIDLLSPPGVIASGEVYLEGEKISGLTPEEMRKVRGSKIGFIFQDPMTSLNPLFTIERQITETILANLDVSKEEAFSRALTLMEQVGIPEPELRIKQYPHQFSGGMRQRVVIAIALSCEPDLIIADEPTTALDVSIQDQILTLIRELCIKKNVGCMLVTHDMGVVSNVTDKIAVMYRGDLVEFGPTKQVLSDPSHEYTRSLISAVPRSDIKLDRFPLVSYIEEAEEMKQIDIKNHWLGQSEDQREYTGPLLTVNDVSLRFVTKDSFFESKREYVQASNKVSFHINEGETFGLVGESGSGKSTIARVIAGLYAPNEGNITFEGIDLTALKSEKERRPIRRQMQMVFQNPYTSMNPRMKVFDIISEPIRFHKLASSEAEIRQIVHDLLDHVGLGRMAGVKYPHEFSGGQRQRISIARALATRPRLLICDEPTSALDVSVQAQILNLLKDLQDELNLTMLFISHDLPVIRQVSDRVGVMQKGALLEVAPTEALFTNPQHEYSQHLVSLMPEFKGLRDKLAS from the coding sequence ATGTCTTTATTAGAAGTAAAAAATCTTCGCATCGAATATCCATCTCGACATGGTGTGCACGCAGCAGTGAAATCATTGTCTTTATCTATCGAACGCGGTGAAATCGTTGGTGTAGTAGGTGAATCTGGCGCAGGTAAGTCAACAGTGGGTAATGCCGTTATTGATTTACTAAGCCCACCGGGTGTTATTGCTAGCGGTGAAGTATATCTTGAAGGTGAAAAAATATCAGGTTTAACACCTGAAGAGATGCGTAAAGTACGTGGCTCAAAAATTGGTTTCATCTTCCAAGATCCAATGACATCACTAAATCCACTTTTTACTATCGAACGCCAAATTACAGAAACTATTCTAGCCAATCTTGATGTAAGCAAAGAAGAAGCTTTCTCTCGGGCACTGACCTTAATGGAACAGGTAGGTATTCCTGAACCTGAATTACGCATTAAACAATACCCGCATCAATTTTCAGGCGGTATGAGACAACGTGTGGTTATCGCTATCGCATTGTCTTGTGAACCCGATTTAATTATTGCGGATGAACCAACAACCGCACTTGATGTTTCAATTCAAGACCAAATTCTAACGTTGATCCGTGAATTGTGTATCAAGAAAAACGTAGGCTGTATGCTCGTTACGCATGACATGGGTGTGGTATCAAATGTAACAGATAAAATTGCCGTGATGTACCGTGGTGATCTTGTTGAATTCGGTCCAACCAAGCAAGTACTTAGCGATCCTTCGCATGAGTATACTCGTAGCCTTATTTCTGCGGTACCTCGCTCTGATATCAAGTTAGATCGTTTTCCGCTGGTAAGCTATATCGAAGAAGCCGAAGAAATGAAGCAAATCGATATTAAAAATCATTGGTTAGGTCAAAGTGAAGATCAACGTGAATACACGGGTCCACTGCTGACAGTGAATGATGTAAGTCTTCGCTTTGTGACTAAAGATTCATTTTTTGAAAGTAAACGGGAATACGTACAAGCATCGAACAAAGTAAGCTTCCATATTAACGAAGGTGAAACCTTTGGTCTTGTGGGTGAGTCAGGTTCGGGTAAATCAACGATTGCACGTGTAATTGCGGGTCTTTATGCACCTAATGAAGGTAACATCACATTTGAAGGCATTGATTTAACCGCCTTGAAATCTGAAAAAGAACGTCGCCCTATTCGTCGTCAAATGCAGATGGTGTTCCAAAATCCATATACGTCGATGAATCCGAGAATGAAGGTTTTTGATATCATTTCAGAACCAATTCGTTTCCACAAATTAGCATCATCTGAAGCTGAAATCCGTCAAATCGTACATGATCTACTGGATCACGTAGGGCTAGGCAGAATGGCAGGGGTTAAATACCCACACGAGTTCTCTGGTGGTCAACGTCAACGTATTTCAATTGCCCGTGCACTCGCTACACGTCCACGTTTATTAATTTGTGATGAACCTACATCAGCACTTGATGTATCAGTACAGGCTCAAATTCTTAACCTACTTAAAGATTTACAAGACGAACTTAATCTAACTATGTTGTTCATTAGTCATGATTTACCGGTTATTCGTCAAGTAAGTGACCGTGTTGGCGTAATGCAAAAAGGGGCACTGCTTGAAGTAGCACCGACGGAAGCGCTATTTACCAATCCACAACATGAATACAGTCAGCACCTTGTTTCGTTAATGCCTGAATTTAAAGGTTTACGTGACAAACTGGCAAGCTAA
- a CDS encoding LysR family transcriptional regulator, producing MNWTVDQLEAFVTAVKLGSFSAAARHLGKAQSRISTAIANLETDLDITLFDRSARLPILTLAGEDMYAEAEAVLQQCQRLQSRALTVSGGEEICLTIAMDEAAPIMIFQHLFEDIAKQFPLLKINIISGSQADIPKWVDEKKADLGILFHLKALLDSLEFMSIGKFTQTLIVAPEHPLAKIPEPKIEQLNQFRELVIRDRMGITQAKATSPNHWHIDSYYYITELVIRGIGWALVPEHVANIHWYKGALIELSTKHITDPLLIEMGIVKRRDQACGPVINWIYQALDKGVTK from the coding sequence ATGAATTGGACAGTTGATCAATTAGAAGCATTTGTAACCGCTGTAAAACTCGGTTCATTTTCAGCCGCCGCTCGCCATTTAGGTAAAGCACAATCGAGAATCAGTACTGCGATAGCCAATTTAGAAACCGATCTTGATATAACCTTATTTGATCGCAGTGCTCGATTACCGATACTGACACTGGCAGGTGAAGATATGTATGCAGAAGCAGAAGCGGTTCTACAACAATGCCAACGCCTACAGTCTCGTGCATTAACCGTTTCGGGTGGTGAAGAAATTTGTTTAACGATAGCCATGGATGAAGCGGCTCCGATTATGATTTTTCAGCATTTATTTGAAGATATCGCCAAGCAATTCCCCCTATTAAAAATCAACATAATCAGTGGTTCTCAAGCTGACATTCCTAAATGGGTCGATGAGAAAAAAGCCGACCTTGGTATCTTATTCCACTTAAAGGCACTATTAGACTCACTCGAGTTCATGTCTATCGGTAAATTTACCCAAACTTTGATTGTGGCTCCCGAACACCCTTTAGCTAAAATCCCTGAGCCAAAAATAGAACAGTTGAATCAATTTAGGGAGTTAGTCATCCGTGACCGCATGGGGATTACGCAAGCCAAAGCCACCTCACCGAATCATTGGCATATCGACAGTTATTACTACATAACGGAATTAGTTATTCGTGGCATAGGTTGGGCATTAGTACCTGAACATGTCGCCAATATACACTGGTATAAAGGCGCATTAATTGAATTATCTACTAAGCATATTACCGATCCATTGCTCATTGAAATGGGCATTGTAAAACGTCGAGATCAAGCATGTGGTCCCGTTATAAACTGGATATATCAAGCGCTAGACAAAGGTGTTACAAAATAG